In Vanessa atalanta chromosome 17, ilVanAtal1.2, whole genome shotgun sequence, one DNA window encodes the following:
- the LOC125070450 gene encoding glycine-rich protein 3-like: MNTLASVSLVICVCMAYALALPSPKAPSSSLGEPESSDESLVPQESRWGGGGYGGRGWGSGHGGRGFGGRGGGFGGGYGGGYGGGYGGGYGGGYGGGYGGGYGGGFGGGGGWGR; the protein is encoded by the exons ATGAACACT CTAGCGTCTGTAAGTTTGGTGATATGCGTATGCATGGCATACGCATTAGCGCTGCCTAGCCCTAAGGCACCTTCGAGCTCTCTAGGAGAGCCTGAATCATCTGATGAAAGTTTAGTTCCTCAAGAGTCTCGGTGGGGTGGTGGCGGCTATGGAGGCCGTGGATGGGGCAGCGGCCATGGAGGCCGTGGATTTGGCGGCCGAGGTGGTGGTTTCGGTGGCGGATATGGCGGCGGATACGGCGGCGGTTATGGAGGTGGCTACGGAGGTGGATACGGCGGTGGATATGGCGGTGGATACGGTGGCGGCTTCGGTGGCGGTGGCGGCTGGGGACGTTAA
- the LOC125070579 gene encoding uncharacterized protein LOC125070579: MEGSETFWPRFHSSSSKGIYIPLSFHLSGTYGGGSGTGVYSSGYMGMPEAYGNLGKAVLAGTSYKSPGGYSGLRLFGSSSRPVWSGWGNGKWGHYGKG; this comes from the coding sequence ATGGAAGGATCGGAGACATTTTGGCCAAGATTTCATTCATCCAGTTCAAAAGGAATTTATATTCCCCTAAGTTTCCATCTTTCTGGTACATATGGAGGAGGCTCTGGCACTGGTGTCTATAGTAGCGGTTATATGGGTATGCCTGAAGCCTATGGCAATCTAGGTAAAGCGGTTCTAGCTGGCACGAGTTACAAATCACCAGGAGGATATTCTGGCTTAAGGCTATTCGGCAGCAGTAGCAGGCCTGTTTGGAGTGGTTGGGGTAATGGAAAATGGGGTCATTACGGAAAAggataa
- the LOC125070393 gene encoding uncharacterized protein LOC125070393 isoform X1 — protein MVTTWLIFFMLPILVSCAGEGNIHLMEEDVAAAIKSCNHIHDKEYSKDSGKRQRRFDVDSYNYQIPRIDANTKEDINPYVHTRRNTNTLAKMHVSNGSVYDYTGYGAGNEEEKFVNSIPRPVIRNKYKNNGNHSNAHNDRVKRNEMLINKNDNDQCLSQCVFANLEMVDSKGIPREAEMWNKVQTSVTSQQSRAILQNQIRACFQELQSESEDNGCSYSNKLERCLMLRFADRKVNATQNQQSATNSSFNRHA, from the exons ATGGTGACAACgtggttgatattttttatgctacCTATTCTGGTATCATGCGCTGGGGAGGGCAATATACACTTAATGGAAGAAGATGTTGCTGCAGCAATAAAAAGTTGCAATCACATCCACGATAAAGAATATTCCAAAGACAGCGGCAAACGACAGAGGCGATTTGACGTAGATAGTTACAACTACCAGATACCGCGCATAGACGCTAATACAAAGGAAGATATAAACCCGTATGTTCATACACGACGGAACACTAACACTCTGGCCAAGATGCACGTTTCAAACGGTTCGGTTTACGATTATACGGGATATGGAGCTGGAAATGAAGAAGAGAAGTTTGTTAATTCTATTCCACGTCcagttataagaaataaatataaaaataatggtaaCCATAGCAACGCACATAACGATCGAGTAAAGAGGAATGaaatgctaataaataaaaacgacaatGATcag TGCCTCAGCCAATGTGTTTTTGCCAATTTGGAAatg GTAGATTCAAAGGGTATCCCCCGTGAAGCGGAAATGTGGAACAAAGTACAAACTTCAGTGACTTCTCAACAGTCACGTGCAATACTACAGAATCAAATTCGAGCTTGTTTTCAAGAATTACAATctg AGTCCGAAGACAATGGATGTTCTTATTCTAACAAATTAGAACGCTGTCTGATGCTTCGATTTGCCGACAGGAAAGTAAATGCGACCC
- the LOC125070393 gene encoding uncharacterized protein LOC125070393 isoform X2 produces the protein MVTTWLIFFMLPILVSCAGEGNIHLMEEDVAAAIKSCNHIHDKEYSKDSGKRQRRFDVDSYNYQIPRIDANTKEDINPYVHTRRNTNTLAKMHVSNGSVYDYTGYGAGNEEEKFVNSIPRPVIRNKYKNNGNHSNAHNDRVKRNEMLINKNDNDQCLSQCVFANLEMVDSKGIPREAEMWNKVQTSVTSQQSRAILQNQIRACFQELQSESEDNGCSYSNKLERCLMLRFADRKVNATQNQQSATNSSFNRK, from the exons ATGGTGACAACgtggttgatattttttatgctacCTATTCTGGTATCATGCGCTGGGGAGGGCAATATACACTTAATGGAAGAAGATGTTGCTGCAGCAATAAAAAGTTGCAATCACATCCACGATAAAGAATATTCCAAAGACAGCGGCAAACGACAGAGGCGATTTGACGTAGATAGTTACAACTACCAGATACCGCGCATAGACGCTAATACAAAGGAAGATATAAACCCGTATGTTCATACACGACGGAACACTAACACTCTGGCCAAGATGCACGTTTCAAACGGTTCGGTTTACGATTATACGGGATATGGAGCTGGAAATGAAGAAGAGAAGTTTGTTAATTCTATTCCACGTCcagttataagaaataaatataaaaataatggtaaCCATAGCAACGCACATAACGATCGAGTAAAGAGGAATGaaatgctaataaataaaaacgacaatGATcag TGCCTCAGCCAATGTGTTTTTGCCAATTTGGAAatg GTAGATTCAAAGGGTATCCCCCGTGAAGCGGAAATGTGGAACAAAGTACAAACTTCAGTGACTTCTCAACAGTCACGTGCAATACTACAGAATCAAATTCGAGCTTGTTTTCAAGAATTACAATctg AGTCCGAAGACAATGGATGTTCTTATTCTAACAAATTAGAACGCTGTCTGATGCTTCGATTTGCCGACAGGAAAGTAAATGCGACCC